The Xanthomonas indica genome has a segment encoding these proteins:
- a CDS encoding heavy-metal-associated domain-containing protein, giving the protein MQHLDLLVHGMSCGGCSARLQRVLDACPGVAASTVVLEGGRVGIDYDPARIDVAALEQAIADAGFSVAAAG; this is encoded by the coding sequence ATGCAACATCTCGATCTTCTCGTCCACGGCATGAGTTGCGGCGGCTGCAGCGCACGGCTGCAGCGGGTGCTGGACGCCTGCCCGGGCGTGGCCGCCAGCACGGTGGTGCTGGAGGGCGGGCGCGTGGGCATCGACTACGACCCCGCGCGCATCGACGTGGCCGCGCTGGAGCAGGCGATCGCCGACGCCGGCTTCAGCGTGGCCGCCGCCGGCTGA
- a CDS encoding heavy metal translocating P-type ATPase: MSADRTTTSLTLPVQGMTCAACAAGVEKALQRLPGVAAQASYAGARVQVDYDPQQVDLSTLRQRIEQAGYAVPTQTLTLELSGLHCASCVASIDAVLAKTPGVLSGHANLASAKARVEILPGAVAPAELIARIARAGFGARVAEAMDAAQLAERERRERRAWRRELGMFAAAVLLTLPFWGQMLGMLDGDALRGAHAEPLPRWLQLLLATPVQCWIGARFYRAGYRALRNGSANMDVLVALGTGMAYLYSAVVTVAGLHGQHVYFEASTSVITLVLLGRLLEARAKRRTTAAVRALLDLAPTTARVERDGAIVEVDAAELVVGDVFVVAAGERVPVDGEVLDGHSSVDEAMLSGEALPVAKAPGSRLHAATVNQLGLLRARATGVGADTLLAQIVRMVDAAQGSRAPIQRLVDRIAAVFVPAVLAIAAVTLGATWALGGSFADALVHAVAVLVIACPCALGLATPTAIMVGTGIGARAGILIRDAEVLERARALTALVVDKTGTLTLGQPQVTAVLVADEAESAPLLRLAAALETGSAHPLARAIVQRAADLGVRTPAPAPRAEAVQTLPGQGVRGRVDGREVALGALAWLDGLIAVPADPTLRRQAEAAQAQGHSVVGVAVDGAVAGYIAIADPLREGAAEAVARLQARGIAVTMLSGDNRHAAQAVAARLGIAQVQAEVLPQDKAAHVRELQAVPGAHVGMVGDGINDAPALAAADVSFAIGSGSDIAIEAADVVLMHGDLAGVAAAIDLSAATVRKIRQNLFFAFVFNGLGIPLAAFGLLNPVIAGAAMALSSVSVLGNALLLNRWRAR, from the coding sequence ATGAGTGCGGACCGGACCACCACGTCGCTGACGCTGCCGGTGCAGGGCATGACCTGCGCCGCCTGCGCGGCTGGCGTGGAGAAGGCGCTGCAGCGCCTGCCCGGGGTGGCGGCGCAGGCCAGCTATGCCGGCGCGCGCGTGCAGGTGGACTACGACCCGCAGCAGGTGGACCTGTCGACGCTGCGGCAGCGCATCGAGCAGGCTGGCTACGCCGTACCGACCCAGACCCTGACCCTGGAACTCAGCGGCCTGCACTGCGCCTCCTGCGTGGCGTCGATCGATGCCGTGTTGGCGAAGACCCCGGGCGTCCTCAGCGGCCACGCCAACCTGGCCTCGGCCAAGGCGCGGGTGGAGATCCTGCCGGGCGCGGTCGCGCCGGCGGAGCTGATCGCGCGGATCGCCCGCGCCGGATTCGGTGCGCGTGTCGCCGAGGCCATGGACGCGGCGCAGCTGGCCGAGCGCGAGCGCCGCGAGCGCCGTGCCTGGCGGCGCGAACTGGGCATGTTCGCCGCGGCGGTGCTGCTGACCTTGCCGTTCTGGGGGCAGATGCTCGGCATGCTGGATGGCGACGCCCTGCGCGGTGCGCATGCCGAGCCGCTGCCGCGCTGGCTGCAACTGCTGCTGGCCACGCCGGTGCAGTGCTGGATCGGCGCGCGCTTCTATCGCGCCGGTTACCGCGCGCTGCGCAACGGCAGCGCCAACATGGACGTGCTGGTCGCGCTGGGCACCGGCATGGCCTATCTGTACAGCGCCGTGGTCACCGTCGCCGGCCTGCACGGCCAGCACGTGTACTTCGAGGCCAGCACCAGCGTCATCACCCTGGTGCTGCTCGGGCGCCTGCTGGAGGCCCGCGCCAAGCGCCGCACCACCGCCGCGGTGCGCGCGCTGCTCGACCTGGCGCCGACCACCGCGCGGGTCGAGCGCGACGGCGCCATCGTGGAGGTGGATGCGGCGGAACTGGTGGTCGGCGACGTGTTCGTGGTCGCCGCCGGCGAGCGCGTGCCGGTGGACGGCGAGGTGCTCGACGGCCACTCCAGCGTGGACGAGGCGATGCTCTCCGGTGAGGCGCTGCCGGTGGCCAAGGCGCCGGGCAGTCGCCTGCATGCGGCCACGGTCAACCAGCTCGGCCTGCTGCGCGCGCGCGCCACCGGCGTCGGCGCCGACACCCTGCTGGCGCAGATCGTGCGCATGGTCGATGCCGCGCAAGGCTCGCGTGCGCCGATCCAGCGCCTGGTCGACCGCATCGCCGCGGTGTTCGTGCCGGCGGTGCTGGCCATCGCCGCGGTCACCCTGGGCGCGACCTGGGCGCTGGGCGGCAGCTTCGCCGACGCCCTGGTGCACGCGGTGGCGGTGCTGGTGATCGCCTGCCCGTGCGCGCTGGGCCTGGCCACGCCGACCGCGATCATGGTCGGCACCGGCATCGGCGCGCGCGCCGGCATCCTGATCCGCGACGCCGAGGTGCTGGAACGCGCCCGCGCGCTGACCGCGCTGGTGGTCGACAAGACCGGCACCCTGACCCTGGGCCAGCCGCAGGTGACCGCGGTGCTGGTCGCCGACGAGGCCGAGTCCGCGCCGCTGTTGCGTCTGGCCGCCGCGCTGGAGACCGGGTCGGCGCATCCGCTGGCGCGTGCGATCGTGCAGCGCGCCGCCGACCTGGGGGTGCGCACGCCCGCGCCGGCGCCGCGCGCCGAGGCGGTGCAGACCCTGCCGGGGCAAGGCGTGCGCGGCCGCGTCGACGGGCGCGAGGTCGCGCTGGGCGCGCTGGCGTGGCTCGATGGCCTGATCGCCGTGCCGGCCGACCCGACGCTGCGCCGCCAGGCCGAGGCGGCGCAGGCGCAGGGCCACAGCGTGGTCGGCGTGGCGGTGGACGGCGCCGTGGCCGGCTATATCGCCATCGCCGATCCGCTGCGCGAGGGCGCTGCCGAGGCGGTGGCGCGGCTGCAGGCGCGCGGCATCGCGGTGACCATGCTCAGCGGCGACAACCGCCACGCGGCGCAGGCGGTGGCCGCGCGGCTCGGCATCGCCCAGGTGCAGGCCGAGGTATTGCCGCAGGACAAAGCCGCGCATGTGCGCGAGCTGCAGGCCGTGCCGGGCGCGCACGTGGGCATGGTCGGCGACGGCATCAACGACGCCCCGGCGCTGGCCGCGGCCGACGTCAGCTTCGCCATCGGCAGCGGCTCGGACATCGCGATCGAAGCGGCCGACGTGGTGCTGATGCACGGCGACCTGGCCGGCGTCGCCGCCGCCATCGACCTGTCCGCGGCCACAGTGCGCAAGATCCGCCAGAACCTGTTCTTCGCCTTCGTCTTCAACGGCCTGGGCATCCCGCTGGCCGCATTCGGCCTGCTCAACCCGGTGATCGCCGGCGCGGCGATGGCGCTGAGTTCGGTCTCGGTGCTGGGCAACGCGCTGCTGCTGAATCGCTGGCGGGCGCGGTGA
- a CDS encoding PLP-dependent cysteine synthase family protein: MTHRAWVAAAIQKIEADFNRSADTHLIPLDLPGFPGIDLYFKDESSHPTGSLKHRLARSLFLYALANGWLREGRPVIEASSGSTAVSEAYFARLLGLPFIAVMPATTSPEKIAAIEFQGGRCHLVGRACDLHADSVQLARETGGHFMDQFLYAERATDWRANNNIAESIFRQMQEEPHPIPAWIVCSPGTGGTAATLGRYVRYRRHPTRILCADPEVSLFFDGYREALAGRDYAGLESTGGSRIEGIGRPRVEPSFIPSCVDAMVKVPDALSLAAMRYVSARLGRRVGGSTGTNFVGVLQAATRMREQGRSGAIVTILCDSGERYVHSYYRPQWYAEHGIDVEQADAQLAAAVAGAGLPPLPCAALD; the protein is encoded by the coding sequence ATGACCCATCGCGCTTGGGTGGCCGCCGCCATCCAGAAGATCGAAGCCGACTTCAACCGCTCGGCCGACACCCACCTGATCCCGCTGGACCTGCCCGGGTTCCCCGGCATCGACCTGTACTTCAAGGACGAATCCAGCCATCCCACCGGCAGCCTCAAGCACCGCCTGGCGCGCTCGCTGTTCCTGTACGCCCTGGCCAACGGCTGGCTGCGCGAGGGGCGCCCCGTGATCGAGGCCTCCAGCGGTTCCACCGCGGTATCCGAGGCGTACTTCGCGCGCCTGCTGGGGCTGCCGTTCATCGCGGTGATGCCGGCAACGACCTCGCCGGAGAAGATCGCCGCGATCGAGTTCCAGGGCGGGCGCTGCCACCTGGTCGGGCGCGCCTGCGATCTGCATGCCGATTCGGTGCAGCTGGCGCGCGAGACCGGCGGCCATTTCATGGACCAGTTCCTCTACGCCGAACGTGCCACCGACTGGCGCGCCAACAACAACATCGCCGAGTCGATCTTCCGGCAGATGCAGGAGGAGCCGCATCCGATCCCGGCGTGGATCGTGTGCAGCCCCGGCACCGGCGGCACCGCGGCCACGCTTGGCCGCTACGTGCGCTACCGGCGCCATCCCACCCGCATCCTGTGCGCCGACCCGGAGGTGTCGCTGTTCTTCGACGGCTACCGCGAGGCGCTGGCCGGGCGCGACTACGCCGGCCTGGAAAGCACCGGCGGCTCGCGTATCGAAGGCATCGGCCGGCCGCGGGTGGAGCCGAGCTTCATCCCCAGCTGCGTGGATGCGATGGTCAAGGTGCCCGACGCGCTGAGCCTGGCGGCGATGCGCTACGTCAGCGCGCGCCTGGGCCGGCGCGTGGGCGGCTCCACCGGCACCAACTTCGTCGGCGTGCTGCAGGCGGCCACGCGCATGCGCGAACAGGGCCGCAGTGGCGCCATCGTCACCATCCTGTGCGACAGCGGCGAGCGCTACGTGCACAGCTACTACCGGCCGCAGTGGTACGCCGAGCACGGCATCGACGTCGAACAGGCCGACGCGCAACTGGCCGCGGCGGTGGCCGGCGCCGGCTTGCCGCCGCTGCCTTGTGCCGCGCTGGACTGA